Within the Fischerella sp. PCC 9605 genome, the region GTCCCCACCCAAAGTTGACCTTCAGCATCTAAACTCAGAGCATTAGCACTGACACCAGGAAGATTTTTGACATTGGTCATAATCAAGCCTTGGTCAGGACTAATCAAGGCTAAGCCATTATCTGTTCCCGCCCATAAGTAACCCCGTTTGTCAACCAATAAAGATAAAACTCGCTTAGAAGGCAAAAATAAATTTTGCGCCGTAATTTCGTTACTACGGGGATCTACTCGCTTTAATCCTTCATAGGTTCCCACCCACAAGCGTCCGACTTTATCTTGAGTTAAAGCACCAATGGCAACATTCGGTAAACTCACACGAGCTAATATTTTGCCAGTGTTGGGGTCAATCCGCGACAACCCCCGCCAAGAAGCTACCCACAGATTACCTGTATATTCAGCCTGCAAAGCACTAACGCGATAATCATTTTCTTGCAGGCGTTCTTGTAAATTGCGATCGTCTGGTAAGGGGTCTACCCGTCGTGGTGGCGAGGTAGCTGGGTAAGCAGGAGTTAATTCAGATGGATTAACGTTGAGAATTTTGGGTGTTGGAGTATTGCTGTTACTTTCTGGTGCAGTTGCCGGAATTGCTAGCGCTACTGTACCTAAACTTGGCAAAGCTATCAACCCTAGCAAGGTAGAACCGAGCAATTTAGTACGTTTGTAAAACAATACCACGGTTGTATTTCCTTTGGAGACAGTTTCTATCAACTCAGCCTCAAAAGGCGACTTCTTGTAAAAGTCGGGAAAAGGGTAAGGGGGAAAGGTTAAAGGGGTTGAATTTTCCTTTGCCCCTTTCACCTTTTCCCTTGTCCCCCTCTTGCAAAAATTACTTTTGCAAGAGGTCTAGGCTTGAGGTTAGTTTCAGTGTTCCCCTACAGCGTGGTTTTTAAACAAGGAAGGGGCAAAGGGAAAAGGAAGAAAATTTGACCTTAACCTTTACCATTTAAGCTTTTCCCAGCTTCTTAACGTTCGCAATTAACAAAAAAATGCCAGCATCATACATAAAATCAGCGTTGTAGCTTCGTCTGATCTGCCTTTGAGATTGTTCAATATAACTATTCATGACATTCTGTAAAGTATTCTTAATAAAATGTTGAAAACTTTATGTAATAAAAAATTTAAATATAAAAGTTAAAAAGATCCAAAGAATAACTTATTGCATTCTTGATATATTGTGAAACAAGTTACAAATTACGTGGAGTGCAATCAGTCTTTCGCTCACCACTCCCCTAAATGTAGGTCTATCAAAATTTCTCCTGTCTCTACCCTGTGAATGGGAGAGATACAGGGGGTGAAAAAGCGAAAAACTTGCTAGCCCACCTCCGACTATCCCCGAAATCAAAGATTATCTT harbors:
- a CDS encoding two-component regulator propeller domain-containing protein; translated protein: MIETVSKGNTTVVLFYKRTKLLGSTLLGLIALPSLGTVALAIPATAPESNSNTPTPKILNVNPSELTPAYPATSPPRRVDPLPDDRNLQERLQENDYRVSALQAEYTGNLWVASWRGLSRIDPNTGKILARVSLPNVAIGALTQDKVGRLWVGTYEGLKRVDPRSNEITAQNLFLPSKRVLSLLVDKRGYLWAGTDNGLALISPDQGLIMTNVKNLPGVSANALSLDAEGQLWVGTLDGVVRVNTANALIMKRIDNLPGTTVQALAISPEGLIWAGMPNNLLVINPKTGAVLRSVTRLRGRDVTAIRFAKDGSVWVGTGNGLLRLNPSTGAVLDEVPGLPSSRVLSLAPDVGNKLWIGTTEGLAWLMPKMASATPHLAFTRAVK